Proteins encoded within one genomic window of Lagenorhynchus albirostris chromosome 9, mLagAlb1.1, whole genome shotgun sequence:
- the IPO7 gene encoding importin-7 isoform X3: MICIPTQRYKKPEERSPLVAAMQHFLPVLKDRFIQLLSDQSDQSVLIQKQIFKIFYALVQYTLPLELINQQNLTEWIEILKTVVNRDVPNETLQVEEDDRPELPWWKCKKWALHILARLFERYGSPGNVSKEYNEFAEVFLKAFAVGVQQVLLKVLYQYKEKQYMAPRVLQQTLNYINQGVSHALTWKNLKPHIQGIIQDVIFPLMCYTDADEELWQEDPYEYIRMKFDVFEDFISPTTAAQTLLFTACSKRKEVLQKTMGFCYQILTEPNADPRKKDGALHMIGSLAEILLKKKIYKDQMEYMLQNHVFPLFSSELGYMRARACWVLHYFCEVKFKSDQNLQTALELTRRCLIDDREMPVKVEAAIALQVLISNQEKAKEYITPFIRPVMQALLHIIRETENDDLTNVIQKMICEYSEEVTPIAVEMTQHLAMTFNQVIQTGPDEEGSDDKAVTAMGILNTIDTLLSVVEDHKEITQQLEGICLQVIGTVLQQHVLEFYEEIFSLAHSLTCQQVSPQMWQLLPLVFEVFQQDGFDYFTDMMPLLHNYVTVDTDTLLSDTKYLEMIYSMCKKVLTGVAGEDAECHAAKLLEVIILQCKGRGIDQCIPLFVEAALERLTREVKTSELRTMCLQVAIAALYYNPHLLLNTLENLRFPNNVEPVTNHFITQWLNDVDCFLGLHDRKMCVLGLCALIDMEQIPQVLNQVSGQILPAFILLFNGLKRAYACHAEHENDSDDDDEAEDDDETEELGSDEDDIDEDGQEYLEILAKQAGEDGDDEDWEEDDAEETALEGYSTIIDDEDNPVDEYQIFKAIFQTIQNRNPVWYQALTHGLNEEQRKQLQDIATLADQRRAAHESKMIEKHGGYKFSAPVVPSSFNFGGPAPGMN; this comes from the exons tATACACTACCACTGGAGCTGATAAACCAACAGAACCTGACAGAATGGATAGAAATTTTAAAGACTGTTGTGAACAGGGATGTACCTAAT GAAACACTTCAAGTTGAAGAAGATGATAGACCTGAGTTACCATGGTGGAAATGTAAGAAGTGGGCTTTACATATCTTAGCAAGGCTTTTTGAAAG ATATGGAAGCCCTGGCAATGTTTCCAAGGAGTATAATGAATTTGCTGAAGTATTTCTGAAGGCATTTGCTGTTGGTGTCCAACAG gttTTATTGAAAGTGTTGTATCAGTACAAGGAGAAGCAATATATGGCTCCTCGAGTTTTACAACAgacattaaattatattaatcaaGGAGTTTCTCATGCTCTCACCTGGAAGAATCTGAAGCCTCATATACAA GGCATTATCCAAGATGTTATTTTTCCATTGATGTGCTATACAGATGCTGATGAGGAACTTTGGCAAGAAGACCCCTATGAATATATACGCATGAAGTTTG ATGTGTTTGAGGATTTCATCTCTCCTACCACTGCTGCCCAGACACTTTTGTTTACAGCTTGTAGTAAGAGGAAAGAG gTACTACAAAAGACTATGGGATTTTGCTACCAGATACTTACAGAACCAAATGCTGATCCTCGAAAAAAAGATGGAGCCCTACATATGATTGGCTCTTTAGCTGAAATACTTCTGAag aaaaagatctaCAAAGATCAGATGGAATATATGTTGCAGAATCATGTATTCCCTCTCTTCAGCAGTGAACTAGGCTACATGAGAGCGAGG gcttgcTGGGTCCTTCACTATTTTTGTGAAGTGAAGTTCAAAAGTGACCAGAACCTGCAAACAGCCCTAGAGCTGACACGAAGATGTCTGATTGATGATAGGGAAATGCCTGTTAAAGTGGAAGCTGCCATTGCACTTCAAGTGCTGATCAGCAATCAAGAGAAAG CTAAAGAATACATCACACCATTCATCAGACCTGTCATGCAGGCTCTTCTTCATATtataagagaaacagaaaatgatgATCTTACCAATGTAATTCAGAAAATGATCTGCGAGTATAGTGAAGAAGTTACTCCTATTGCAGTAGAAATGACACAACATTTG GCAATGACATTTAATCAAGTAATCCAGACTGGGCCAGATGAAGAAGGAAGTGATGACAAAGCAGTTACTGCTATGGGAATCCTGAATACCATCGACACACTTCTTAGTGTAGTTGAAGATCATAAAGAA ataaCCCAGCAGCTTGAAGGAATCTGCTTACAGGTCATTGGAACTGTTTTACAACAGCATGTCTTAG AATTCTACGAGGAGATCTTCTCTTTAGCACATAGTTTGACATGTCAACAAGTGTCTCCACAGATGTGGCAGCTACTACCTCTGGTATTTGAGGTTTTTCAGCAAGATGGCTTTGATTACTTTACAG ATATGATGCCTCTGCTTCATAATTATGTAACAGTTGATACAGACACACTTCTGTCTGATACCAAGTACCTTGAAATGATATACAGTATGTGCAAAAAG GTTCTTACAGGAGTTGCAGGAGAAGATGCAGAATGTCATGCAGCAAAATTGTTAGAGGTCATCATTCTGCAGTGCAAAGGGCGTGGCATTGACCAG TGTATTCCCTTATTTGTGGAAGCAGCTTTAGAGAGACTGACAAGAGAGGTGAAGACAAGTGAACTTCGAACAATGTGCCTGCAAGTTGCCATTGCAGCTTTGTATTATAATCCACACCTACTTCTCAACACCTTAGAAAATCTTCGCTTCCCTAATAATGTTGAACCAGTTACAAATCATTTTATTACACAGTGGCTTAATGATGTTGATTGTTTCTTGGG gcttCATGACAGAAAGATGTGTGTTCTGGGCCTATGTGCTCTTATTGATATGGAACAAATACCACAAGTTTTAAATCAGGTTTCTGGACAGATTTTGCcagcttttattcttttatttaatggATTAAAAAGAGCATATGCCTGCCATGCAGAACACGagaatgacagtgatgatgatgatgaagctGAAGATGATGATGAAACGG AGGAACTGGGGAGTGATGAAGATGATATTGATGAAGATGGACAAGAATATTTGGAGATCCTGGCTAAGCAAGCAGGCGAAGATGGAGATGATGAAGACTGGGAAGAAGATGACGCTGAAGAAACTGCCCTGGAAGGCTATTCCACGATCATTGATGATGAAGATAACCCTGTTGATGAGTATCAGATATTTAAAGCTATATTTCAAA ctATACAAAATCGTAATCCCGTGTGGTATCAGGCTCTGACTCATGGTCTtaatgaagaacaaagaaaacagttaCAGGATATAGCAACTCTAGCTGATCAAAGAAGAGCAGCCCATG aaTCCAAAATGATTGAGAAGCATGGAGGATACAAATTCAGTGCTCCAGTTGTGCCAAGTTCTTTCAATTTTGGAGGCCCGGCACCAGGGATGAATTGA